A genomic segment from Glycine soja cultivar W05 chromosome 18, ASM419377v2, whole genome shotgun sequence encodes:
- the LOC114396592 gene encoding ERBB-3 BINDING PROTEIN 1: MSDDEREEKELDLSSAEVVTKYKTAAEIVNKALKLVISECKPKAKIVDICEKGDSYIREQTGNVYKNVKRKIERGVAFPTCLSVNNVVCHFSPLASDEAVLEEGDILKIDMACHIDGFIAVVAHTHVLQEGPVTGRAADVIAAANTAAEVALRLVRPGKKNKDVSDAIQKVAAAYDCKIVEGVLSHQMKQFVIDGNKVVLSLSNPDTRVDEAEFEENEVYAIDIVTSTGDGKPKLLDEKQTTIYKRAVDKSYHLKMKASRFIFSEISQKFPIMPFSARALEEKRARLGLVECVNHELLQPYPVLHEKPGDFVAHIKFTVLLMPNGSDRITTHPLQELQPTKTIDDPDIKAWLALGTKTKKKGGGKKKKGKKGEKADESAEAEPMDSTNEATPQE, translated from the exons ATGTCGGACGATGAAAGGGAGGAGAAAGAGTTGGATCTCTCTTCTGCCGAAGTTGTCACCAAATACAAAACCGCTGCTGAGATCGTTAACA AGGCCTTGAAGCTAGTTATTTCAGAATGTAAACCAAAGGCGAAGATTGTGGATATTTGTGAGAAAGGGGATTCATACATTAGAGA GCAAACTGGAAATGTGTACAAGAATGTGAAGAGGAAGATTGAGAGAGGTGTTGCTTTCCCAACATGTTTATCAGTCAACAACGTTGTCTGCCATTTCTCTCCACTAGCCAGTGATGAGGCCGTGTTGGAAGAAGGTGATATATTGAAAAT TGATATGGCATGCCATATAGATGGGTTCATTGCTGTGGTAGCTCACACCCATGTTCTTCAGGAAGGTCCTGTTACTGGAAGGGCAGCTGATGTCATTGCTGCTGCAAATACTGCTGCTGAGGTGGCCTTGAGGCTTGTCAGGCCGGGAAAGAAG AACAAGGATGTAAGTGATGCAATTCAAAAGGTTGCTGCTGCCTATGACTGTAAAATTGTTGAGGGTGTTCTTAGCCACCAAATGAAGCAGTTTGTTATTGATGGGAATAAAGTTGTGCTTAGTTTGTCTAATCCAGACACAAGGGTTGACGAAGCAGAGTTTGAGGAGAACGAAGTTTATGCAATTGATATAGTAACAAGCACTGGGGATGGCAAG CCTAAGCTGTTGGATGAGAAGCAGACAACTATTTATAAGAGGGCTGTTGACAAGAGTTATCACTTGAAGATGAAAGCGTCTAGGTTCATTTTCAGTGAAATAAGCCAAAAATTTCCAATCATGCCATTCTCTGCTAG GGCTTTGGAAGAGAAAAGAGCTCGACTTGGTTTGGTGGAATGTGTCAACCATGAGCTCTTGCAGCCATATCCTGTTTTGCATGAAAAGCCTG GTGATTTTGTTGCACATATCAAATTCACAGTCTTGTTGATGCCAAATGGATCGGATCGAATCACAACTCATCCACTCCAAGAATTGCAGCCCACAAAAACAATAGATGATCCTGATATTAAGGCCTGGCTAGCCTTGGGCACAAAGACTAAGAAGAAAGGTggtggaaagaagaaaaaag GTAAGAAAGGGGAGAAGGCAGATGAGTCAGCTGAAGCTGAGCCTATGGACTCAACAAACGAGGCCACTCCTCAAGAGTGA
- the LOC114397356 gene encoding uncharacterized protein LOC114397356, with translation MREAAQKNLYKSYLVGKRNEPINILQYADDTVFVGEVAWENVYVVKALLRGFELASGLKINFAKSQFGIIEGGVNWGLEAAHTLNCGQMDYPFHYLGIPIGANPSSQLVWEPLITKFKSKLSKWAQKDISMGERLPLSTMSSMPFQFTFSPFSRYLKG, from the coding sequence ATGAGGGAAGCAGCCCAGAAAAATCTCTACAAAAGCTACTTAGTTGGAAAGAGGAATGAACCTATCAATATACTGCAATATGCTGATGATACTGTCTTTGTGGGTGAGGTTGCTTGGGAGAATGTCTATGTTGTAAAGGCTCTACTTAGAGGCTTTGAATTGGCTTCTGgcttaaagattaattttgctAAAAGCCAATTTGGAATCATAGAAGGTGGAGTTAATTGGGGTTTGGAAGCAGCTCATACCCTGAACTGTGGTCAAATGGATTATCCTTTTCACTACTTAGGCATCCCTATTGGTGCCAATCCTTCAAGTCAGTTGGTGTGGGAGCCTCTCATCACTAAATTCAAATCTAAATTATCCAAATGGGCCCAGAAAGACATATCTATGGGGGAGAGGTTACCCTTATCAACTATGTCCTCAATGCCCTTCCAATTTAccttctctcctttttcaaGATACCTCAAAGGATAG